The Marinitoga litoralis genomic interval AATATTTTAATGACATTACCAGGATATCCTTTTGTATTCTATGGTGATGAAATTGGTATGCGTGGGAAAATAATTGATGTTAATTATACTGAAGATTCACAAGAACCTATGCAATGGTATGAGTCTGGTTTTGGACCTGGACAAACAGAGTGGAAAGGATGTAAATTTAATCCTCCATATTCATTTATTTCAGTTGAAGAACAAGAAAAAAATAATAATTCGTTATTGAATCATGTAAAAAAACTAATTTCTTTTAGAAAAGATTATAAATGGATTGAAAATTCGATTATTTCTAATTTATCTAATGATAGATTTACTGTTAGCTATATTCTTAAAACAAAAGATAATGAAATAAAAGTTTATCATAATATTAAACCACAAAAAACAAAAGTAATGAAAGAAAAATATAAATCATATAAAATATATGGACAAGGAATAATTAAAGATGATTATATTGAATTAGATGGTTATTCCTCTGTTATTTTAGAAAAATAACATGGAGGTGATATTATAAAAAAGTATGTAGTTATATTATTCATGGTATTTATTGCAGTTATAAACTTTAGCAAAGATTATAGTTTGACAAATGAAACAAATTTAAAACTGTTTTTGACTGATTATATGAATAGACAATACAAAATAACAACTGGTAAAGAATTAAAACCTGATAGAAGAGTCGTGCTGGCAGAATCAATTTTAATAGCATCAAAAGAGTTTCAAATTTCTCCTATTTTAATTGCTGCTATTATAGATACTGAAACTAACTTTAGAAATGTTTTAGGAAAATATGGAGAAGTTGGATATATGCAAATAAGACCTGAAACAGCAAAATATATTGTTGAAATGTATATTGATATATTTAAAAAATATAATTATAATAATTTAGATTTAGATTGGATAAAACAAAGATTATTATATGATCCTAAATATAATATTTTAGTTGGAACTGCTTATTTAAATTATCTAAAGGAATTACACGGAGATATTACTCATGCAATTGGATGGTATAATGGTGGTGGAAACACTTATTATTTAGATAAAGTTGTATATAAAATTGCACAAATAACAATAGAATATCCTGTAATTTAGGAACCTACAAGGTTCCTAATTTTTTTATATAATTAAATTTTTTATATAATTAAATT includes:
- a CDS encoding transglycosylase SLT domain-containing protein yields the protein MVFIAVINFSKDYSLTNETNLKLFLTDYMNRQYKITTGKELKPDRRVVLAESILIASKEFQISPILIAAIIDTETNFRNVLGKYGEVGYMQIRPETAKYIVEMYIDIFKKYNYNNLDLDWIKQRLLYDPKYNILVGTAYLNYLKELHGDITHAIGWYNGGGNTYYLDKVVYKIAQITIEYPVI